Proteins from a single region of Anthonomus grandis grandis chromosome 10, icAntGran1.3, whole genome shotgun sequence:
- the LOC126741049 gene encoding ubiquitin carboxyl-terminal hydrolase 46: MGANISQLERDIGSEQFPCNEHYFGLVNFGNTCYSNSVLQALYFCKPFRDKVLEYKAKNKRTKETLLTCLADLFHSIATQKKKVGSIAPKKFIARLRKEKEEFDNYMQQDAHEFLNFLINHISEIILAERQQYSTNNSTNSTTNNVNKNKGVGENGTSTTAQNLPESTWVQDIFQGILTSETKCLNCENVSSKDEDFFDLQVDIEQNTSITHCLRCFSNTETLCSDNKFKCDNCCSYQEAQKRMRVKKLPTILALHLKRFKYVEQYNRHIKVSHRVVFPLELRLFNTSDDAVNPDRLYDLVAVVIHCGSGPNRGHYISIVKSHGFWLLFDDDQVDKIESSAIEEFYGLTSDTQKSSETGYILFYQSRESL, translated from the exons atg gGTGCAAACATATCCCAACTAGAGAGAGATATTGGGTCAGAGCAGTTTCCTTGCAATGAACATTATTTTGGATTAGTTAAT TTTGGGAATACTTGCTATAGTAACTCTGTGCTTCAAGCTTTATATTTCTGCAAACCCTTTAGGGACAAGGTGTTAGAGTATAAAGCAAAAAACAAGAGAACAAAAGAAACCCTGCTTACATGCTTAGCAGATCTGTTTCATAGTATAGCTACTCAGAAGAAGAAAGTTGGGTCGATAGCACCTAAAAAGTTTATTGCTAGATTAAGAAAGGAAAAAG aagaatttGATAACTACATGCAGCAGGATGCCCATGAATTCTTAAATTTCCTAATAAACCATATTAGTGAAATAATTTTAG CTGAAAGACAACAGTATTCAACAAACAATTCAACAAATAGTACTACAAACAATGTTAACAAAAATAAGGGTGTGGGAGAAAATGGAACTTCCACTACTGCCCAAAATCTACCAGAATCTACATGGGTTCAGGATATATTTCAG GGTATCCTAACTAGTGAAACGAAGTGCCTGAACTGTGAAAATGTCAGCAGTAAGGACGAGGATTTTTTTGACCTGCAGGTTGATATTGAACAAAACACCTCGATCACCCACTGTTTAAGGTGTTTCAGCAATACAGAAACACTTTGTAGTGATAATAAGTTTAAGTGTGATAATTGCTGTAGTTATCAG GAAGCCCAGAAAAGGATGAGGGTGAAAAAGCTGCCCACCATCCTAGCCCTCCACCTGAAACGATTTAAATATGTAGAACAGTATAATAGGCATATAAAAGTTTCACATAGAGTTGTTTTTCCTCTCGAACTTAGGCTATTTAATACC tcGGATGACGCAGTCAATCCGGATAGGTTGTATGACCTAGTAGCAGTTGTGATACATTGTGGCAGTGGCCCAAATAGGGGCCACTACATTAGCATAGTGAAAAGCCATGGGTTTTGGTTACTATTTGATGATGATCAAGTTGAT AAAATTGAGTCGTCGGCAATAGAAGAATTCTACGGTCTGACCTCGGACACGCAGAAATCATCCGAGACAGGCTATATTTTATTCTATCAAAGTCGCGAGAGCTTATGA